From Tachysurus fulvidraco isolate hzauxx_2018 chromosome 10, HZAU_PFXX_2.0, whole genome shotgun sequence, one genomic window encodes:
- the clpxb gene encoding ATP-dependent Clp protease ATP-binding subunit clpX-like, mitochondrial translates to MSSCTCRRAAKRLFSSAHRGFLGLHVKFYALRSPVTHEAHLPSALHVRLFSESAVCFASKQNTPKDGSGDMGKKSAADTVVKRSVGSGGSGKGGSRLRCPRCGDICTYVETVASFTRFVRCEKCHHFFVVLSEIDSNSRLPKEAESAAEAVNLAFAQKPPPPPKKVYSYLDKYVVGQSYAKKVLSVAVYNHYKRINSNLPASGGQQLGTEQQISVTPQELENRRRDEEYRFAKLIQLTGIRPHGSVLGESVQQSAAEKRGGHMLNSTHTSIKLEKSNIVLLGPTGSGKTLLAQTLAKCLDVPFAICDCTTLTQAGYIGEDIESIIAKLLQDANYSVEKAQQGIVFLDEVDKIGSVPGIHQLRDVGGEGVQQGLLKLLEGTIINVPEKNSRKLRGETVQIDTTNILFVASGAFNGLDRIISRRKNEKYLGFGSPSNLGKGRRAAAAADLANSSGSELDAEVEMKEKDQLLRHVEARDLIEFGMIPEFVGRLPIIVPLHSLDEQTLVRILTKPRNAVLPQYKALFSMDKCELNVTPDALRAIARLALERKTGARGLRTIMERLLLEPMFEVPQSNIVSVELNKDVILGKSGPRYIRASTKDTTEEEYDSGIEEENWQRRADVANN, encoded by the exons GGTTTTTAGGCTTGCACGTAAAGTTTTATGCTCTCAGAAGTCCAGTGACTCATGAAGCCCATCTACCTTCTGCACTGCATGTCAGATTATTCTCAgagagtgctgtgtgttttgccTCAAAGCAGAACACTCCAAAAGATGGCTCTGGTGATATGGGAAAG AAGAGTGCAGCAGACACAGTGGTGAAGAGATCTGTAGGTTCTGGTGGATCAGGAAAAGGAGGAAGTCGTCTACGTTGCCCCAGATGTGGAGACATATGCACATATGTGGAGACGGTTGCGT CGTTCACTCGTTTTGTGAGATGTGAAAAATGTCATCATTTCTTTGTGGTGCTTTCTGAAATCGACTCTAACAGTCGTCTACCTAAAGAGGCAGAATCTGCTGCTGAAGCTGTTAATTTGGCATTTGCTCAGAAACCTCCACCACCCCCTAAAAAG GTCTATTCCTATCTCGATAAGTATGTTGTTGGCCAGTCATATGCGAAGAAAGTGCTGTCGGTTGCAGTATATAACCACTACAAAAGGATCAACAGCAACCTTCCAGCATCGGGTGGGCAGCAGCTGGGGACAGAGCAGCAGATCTCGGTCACTCCCCAGG agcTAGAGAACAGAAGGCGGGATGAAGAATACAGATTTGCAA AGCTGATTCAGCTCACTGGGATCAGGCCACATGGCAGTGTTCTTGGTGAATCTGTACAACAAAGTGCAGCGGAGAAAAGGGGTGGCCACATGctgaactccacacacacttccatcaAACTGGAGAAGAGTAATATTGTGCTGCTCGGCCCTACTGGATCAG GTAAAACACTTTTAGCACAGACTCTGGCTAAGTGTTTGGATGTTCCCTTTGCCATCTGTGACTGTACAACACTGACCCAGGCCGGCTACATAGGTGAGGATATTGAGTCAATCATTGCCAAGCTGCTGCAAGATGCCAACTACTCTGTGGAGAAAGCTCAGCAAG GAATAGTGTTTCTGGATGAGGTGGATAAGATTGGTAGTGTTCCAGGAATACATCAGCTCAGAGATGTAGGAGGAGAAGGTGTCCAGCAG GGTTTGTTGAAGCTCCTTGAAGGCACCATTATTAACGTTCCAGAAAAGAACAGCAGGAAGTTGCGAGGTGAAACTGTGCAGATTGACACAACCAACATCCTGTTTGTGGCATCAGGAGCCTTCAACGGGCTGGACCGGATCATTAGCCGGAGGAAGAATGAGAAA TACCTTGGATTTGGCTCACCCTCTAACTTGGGGAAGGGACGGCGTGCTGCAGCAGCCGCTGATCTGGCCAATAGCTCAGGCAGTGAGCTGGATGCGGAGgttgagatgaaggagaaggaTCAGCTCTTGAGACATGTAGAGGCACGAGACCTCATAGAGTTTGGCATGATTCCTGAGTTTGTAGGGCGTTTGCCCATAATAGTGCCATTGCACAGCCTGGACGAGCAAACACTAGTGCGCATTCTCACAAAGCCACGGAATGCTGTTTTACCTCAGTACAAGGCCCTCTTCAGCATGGATAAG TGTGAGCTGAATGTGACTCCAGATGCACTCAGGGCCATTGCCAGACTGGCTCTCGAGAGGAAGACTGGAGCCAGAGGCCTCCGAACCATCATg GAGAGGCTACTGTTAGAGCCAATGTTTGAGGTGCCGCAGTCAAATATTGTGTCTGTGGAACTGAATAAGGATGTGATTTTGGGCAAGAGTGGACCACGCTATATCAG AGCTTCAACTAAAGACACCACAGAGGAGGAGTATGACAGTGGGATTGAAGAAGAGAACTGGCAGAGACGGGCAGATGTAGCCAACAACTAA